ctctctctctctctctctgtgtgtgtgtgtgtgcgtgtgtgtgcgtgtgtgtgcgtgtgtgtgcgtgtgtgttggcaggAGGTGGGCTGTGACCGGCAGCTGGGCAGCGGCGCTCGAGAGGATAACTGTGGCTTGTGTGCTGGTGACGGCTCCACGTGTCGCCTGGTGCGAGGACAGGCCCTGCCTCACGTCACGCTGGAACAACGTAGgtatacccccccacccccccctacgccctccctctccacctccccctaccAACCTAGGtatacccacccaccccccctacgccctccctctccacctccccctaccAACCTAGGTATACCCCCCCCTacgccctccctctccacctcccagctTGGATTGGTCCCCTTGTCCAGGCATGGGTCTCTGTTCTGACCCAGGGTGTTTATGTACCTGGGGTACCAGCATGCCTTCTGGCTAAGACTGCTGCTACCAGATGGAGCTGCACATGTGTTTCAACATGGAGTCTCGCTTTTTATTGTGTGGGTTTTCATAAATCAGAATGTCTGGAGATTAAATTCATAACTGCTTTTTAGCTGCCACTGTTTGGCGTTTTATGTGAGAAATTCATTTTCTTTTGCTCGGAATACGTTTAGGACGTTAAATACCATGGCACAAACAGTGACTTTGAGGATGTGTGGTTTGTAAATAAAAAGTAATTGATTTGAACTCGGGTCTCCCCTGTGCTGGTTTAGAATTCCTCAAATCTTCATTATTAACATATTTGAATTCATAATTTCAGTTTGAACGCCTCGCTCGCTGACATCAACAGCTCAGCATCCCTGGAACTTTAATGTAGTAGCTATTGGCCCAGGGTATATTTACATAATCCATTTATTAGCTTTCCAGCTGAGGTATTGTATCAAATTTTTCAAATGAACTTGTTTTTGGCACGCACAGTACTGAGGAGTTGAAATAAACATGGCTGACCGCTTGAAAAAACATCAGCATTAAAGTTAACAGCCAGAAAACGTAAATATTTATGTCTCTCTTTTAATTGTTGGTGGGTGTTTTGCTATGTGTCATCCTCCGTCCAGAGCTGCCGGTCTTTGATCACTCAGAAGTCTGCCGTTGGACTGTAGTCCAGCATCAAGCTCTCAATGGAAAACCAGAATCGTTGAAAGGTGCCATGAGGTTAGCTGAGTGAAACCCATTTGAAATCCAAGCTTAGTATGTTTCTCTGTCCCTTCTCCCAGTACCCTAGCTTGCTTCTGCTTGCTAGCACACAAGGCTGTCTTTGTACACTGTCCTAATAGAGATGGCATCCGTCTGCTGCCGTGGAAAGAGACCTTATATTGTGTTTGGACAGTCCCCTGCATCAGCATGGGCTGCCAGTTGCACTTAAGTCCCCCCTCCTCGTCCAAGAGTCACTCCCGTTCCGAAGCGAGCGCTCAAACGGAGTCAGACAAAGAAATACTGGAGCTTTTGTTTCAGTGAGCAGGCGTTTTCATAGCATCATGCCCGTTCCCTTAAAGAGCCTGTTTAACCAGATCTATGAGTAACCTAATCCAAGCGCATTATGCTCTCTCTAATAAAGACCGTCTAGCCAATAACTCACCGTAGCCCTCGCTGACACAGACCTTTCCCTGGGCTCCCAGAGAGGAGCTGGCACAGCGGGGCCCACATCGCCCTAGTCTGGGCCTGGCTCTCCAGGCTCTGAAATGGGCGTTGGGATCTGGGTTCTAGTGGTCTAGTGGTCTAGTGGTCTAGGGGTCTAGGGGTCTAGGGtctggaggtgtagaggagtcCGGGGACAAGCTCATAATGAAGACTGTTCTGTCAGGTCAATTCCTCTGTGGTCAGACACCactgctccctgcctcccccatgatacacacacacacacacactcacacactcacacacactcacatacaaacacgtTCACACTATCCTGTTTGTTTATCATACATAATTTATGATTGTGAATGGTGTCCCTCTTTGTGTCTAGAATATGAATCGACTGTATTAATCCCTCTTGTCCAGGTCCAGTCATGATAGACTGATTTAAACTGAACTCTTAACAGCCTAACAATGTTTCATTTCCATAATTTGTTTGGAAGGTCACTTTATAACGTATCTGGCTCAACCTTTTTTTCCTTCAGACGATCGAAAAAGAAATGAAATGGCATGAATTGATTTCATCACCCTCATAAATTCAGAGTGTTGCCGATACAGTTTCCAAGCGTAATTATTTTTGGGCACCAGAGACTCTGGCCGACATCCAGAGCAGCTTAATTGTTGCACGGGTTGCCCGTTTGCAGCCAGAGGGAAAAGTAGCCTTCCTAAACTACAGAAATAGCATTAGCACTTCACTCCTCTATAAAGCTCTCACCTCCTTAGCAAGCTGCCGCCCTCAGCCACATCGGGATACTCAGGCGGCACCTGAAAATGCAGTATTTTTGAACGTAACAAAGTGAAAGTCATCCTACAGCCAGAAAGAGCTTTTTCACATACAGAAGCATAtctgcagccctgtgtgtgctGGTAGGGCAGAGATCACATTTCAACACATGGGCTTATGGTATAGACACATGCATAATATATATACTGCTAGTTTGGTTGTAGagacattctctctcactctcacacactcacaggcacatAACTGTACACGTATGTAAAATGCTCTTTTCCTTTGGCAAAAAGAAAGTCATGCTGTTTTGAGTATGTTTCTTAATATTGTTTTCCTTGTTTCCAGTTAGCACATTAAGACTTGGCCAATGGAGTGGCAGAGTTCAGGTTATCACTGCTAATTTATACTTGGGGTCAGAATTACAGAGTATGCTTTTACACTGAagcattcttttctttttattcaATCTCTTTGGTATTTCAGCACGGTTGTATTTGTCCTCATCACAGTTGATAAGTGATCATGGTCGAGTACTTCAACACGTCGTATCCAAATGCTTGCAGATGTGAAACAGTGAGTtaacagcttgtgtgtgtgtgtgtgtgtgtgtgtgtgtgtcctgcagctgTGAAGACGGTGCTGGAGGTTCCCCAGGGCAGTCGAGGTGTGAGGCTGAGTGCCAAGGGCCCACATCACATTAGTGAGTAGATGCATTGTCCGTACACATgtatacaaacaaacatcatcTTCCATGTCATGCTTTGCCACTGCAGACCTTAAAGGGATTCTGCCTACTCCAGAGATGCTGAGCACAGAGAAGTACAGAGAGATTAataacagcaggagagagggataggagaggagagagggagaggagagagggagaggagagagggagagggagagggagagggagaggagagagggagaggagagagggagagggagagggagagggagaggagagagggagaggagagagggagagggagaggagagagggagagggagagggagaggagagaggaagaggagaaaagagaggaagaggagagaggagaggagagagggagagaagagaagaggagagaggagggaaaggagagagggagatcggAGACGAGAGAGATCGgagttagtgagagagagaggcggggggttgggagagagagaagagagaccaagagatgAAGGTtagtagcagagagagagggggttagggagaaagagagaggagagagagggcgatgaggttagtaagagagagagatgggggggtttggaaagagagaagagagagatggggattagccagagaaaagagagagatgggtttagcgagagaaaaagagagaaagagaaggggtgggggttagagagagagagagagagagagagagagagagagagagagagagagagagagagagagagagagagggtaagaacgGAACCTTGGCTTGTGTTGGAGCTTGTGCTTGTCATATTTATGgactgtgtttcctgtgtgtacatTGCCAGTATGTTTGCTAttgatactgtatgtgtgtgcgtaggtgttAGTGTGCGTGAGTGGAGTGGTGTTAGACTGCTTAGAGTATTGAACGGATCTCTACAGTGTGATCTatgaatgtgtgttgtgtgtggtcccactaagtgtgtgtggtgtgtgggctcagtaagtttgtgtgtgtgtgtgtggtcccagTACAATAGGTTTGTGtgcgtggtcagtgtgtgtaagtgtgtgtgtgtgtggtcacagtACAATAAGTATGTGtgcgtggtcagtgtgtgtacgtgtgtgtgtgtgtgtggtcccagTACAATAAGTATGTGtgcgtggtcagtgtgtgtacgtgtgtgtgtgtgtgtgtggtcccagTACAATAAGTATGTGtgcgtggtcagtgtgtgtacgtgtgtgtgtgtgtgtgtggtcccagTACAATAAGTATGTGtgcgtggtcagtgtgtgtacgtgtgtgtgtgtgtgtgtgtgtgcgtgtgtgtggggagaccTCCAGCTGACTCACTGGAGGCAGCATCACGATGCACTGGAGGTCCAACATCACTGTATACCCAAGAGCTCCAGGCTTAACtggatgtgtgtttggtcaGATGTTTCAGGAGGGGGAGTTAGAGTGACCTTGAAATGACTTTAGCAGATCGTTTGTCAGACATCAGGAGACTTGTGTGGCGGAcgtggaagagaggagtgaaGTTTAAAGGGGAAAAGACCACAGTAAAAGGGGGGAAACTAAACACACAGAGTCCCCTGTAGCCCAGTTCACTGTTCATACACTCTGATCTCTGTATCATCAGGAGAGAGGGTCTTTTAGGTGTATTTAGATTCAAAATCGCTTATTTTTGTGAAGGGGCCTAGGCTATGTGGCTGTTAATGGTTTCAAGTTGTGAAACTACTTTAAATTATGTTGGAAATTACTACAACATAGATGGTCATTTCAGAAACATTTGTTGAAATAATCGAGTGTTTGAAATGCTGTTGTTTGAGTCAGTTTATTTGAGAAACCAGTTTTTCATTTTTCTGTAATAAACGATATTGTCAGAAAAAACACCTTGTTAGTGATAGAGAAACAAAACatgagaaagaggtagagagagagtgagagagagagagagagagagagagagagagagagagagagagagagagagagagagagagagagagagagagacagagaggagaagtgaCAAGAAAAAAGCAGAGGACTGGGCGGGCAACAGATGATTATAATTATGTTCTCCACAAAAACATAACCTCGACTACACAGTGTTTATTATCCCTCACACCAACTTTAGGGTTACACGAATTGGTGTCACAAGAAAGTGTTTATCTTCACATGCTTTGATGTCTTCAACGcatatctccctctttctttttccctctccttctctctccctgtctctctcagtcatCGAGGCTGTCCCTgtgcaggggaagagagaggagcacaGCCTGCTGTCCACAGGGTCCTTCCTGATAGGGAACACCAGCCTGGACTACCAGCGAGGGACGGATAGACAGACACTCAGGGCTCACGGACCGCTCAGAGCCGATTACATCATCAAGGTGAGACACGCAAGAACTTGACAAGACCCCAGTTTGTGACTCTGTAATCCTCCTTTTAGTCCTCCCTGGGTGGGAGGGGTCTTTGTGAAGCAAGGAGGAAGTGACCTCAGGGTGCAGCATTTTGGAGGAGTTGgacagaaatgtaaaaaaaaagttgttatCTAATGTTCGTTTCTCTTGTTTATTAAACATAATTATTAATGTTGACATAATTCATGTGATTACACAGATTGTGTGAGGGAATGGGACCCAAAGCCCTGATTGCAGAATATCTGCAGACTGATGAGGCATGCTAGGCTGGTTTGGGTTGGCAACCAAGTCTGTATCCAAACATCTACAGTTCTGAACAGGGTTTCTAGGTCCATCATTAGGATgtggttacattacatttacattttagtcatttagcagacgctcttatccagagcgacttacagtaagtacagggacattcccccgaggcaagtagggtgaagtgccttgcccaaggacacaacgtcagttggcgtgaccgggaatcgaactggcaaccttcggattactagcccgattccctcaccgctcagccacctgactccccagaacACACTGTCTGCCTCTACAGCCTAAAGACGCCCTCAGCGTCACCTCCATGTGGACAGCAGATGGATGGAGCACTTAGGGCAGGGACACAAGGAGACAAGGGAAGAAGTAAGTATGTAGACTATTGAGATTCCCCTTGAACTTCCTCTGTCCTACCCCCCCctatccccccatccccccccgccccccatctccatccatctctaggTCAAGTACGGCGGGCCCAGGGACACTGTGATCCAGTTCCTGttctaccagccaatcagatacCAGTGGGTGGAGACAGACTTCTTCCCCTGCTCTGTGAcctgtggaggaggtgagactgGCTGCCTCACGAGCCAGAGGGATGCTAGGTCAACAtggttgaatgtgtgtgtgacccagcaTCAACCCAGACTGCTAGGACAGAGTtgctgagggagtgtgtgtgtgtgtgtgttccaggataCCAGCTAAACTCTGCTGAGTGCACAGACATCCGGACCAACCAGAGCACCTCAGAACAGCTGTGTCACAACTACCCTGAGAACAACAAGCCCACGCCCAAACTGAAGGAGTGCAACATGGATCCCTGTCCAGAGAGGTGCAGGATACCtgaattactgtgtgtgtgtgtgtgtgtgtgtgtgtgtgtgtgtgtgtggttgatgtgggtgtgtgtgtgtggttgtctgggtgggtgtggttgatgtgggtgtgggtgtgtgtgtgtggttgtctgggtgggtgtggttgatgtgggtgtggtgtgtgtgtggttgtctgggtgggtgtggttgatgtgggtgtgggtgtgtgtgtgtggttgtctgggtgggtgtggttgatgtgggtgtgtgtgtgtgtgtgtgtggttgtctgggtgggtgtggttgatgtgggtgtgtgcgtgtgtggttgtctgggtgggtgtggttgatgtgggtgtgtgcgtgtgtggttgtctgggtgggtgaggttgatgtgggtgtgtgtgtgtgtgtgtggttgtctgggtgggtgtggttgatgtgggtgtgggtgtgtgtgtgtggttgtctgggtgggtgtggtgggtgtggtgtgtgtgtggttgtctgggtgggtgtggttgatgtgggtgtgtgtgtgtggttgtctgggtgggtgtggttgatgtgggtgtgtgtgtgtggttgtctgggtgggtgtggttgatgtgggtgtgtgtgtggtgtgtgtgtggttgtctgggtgggtgtggttgatgtgggtgtgcgtgtgtgtgtgtggttgtctgggtgggtgtggttgatgtgggtgtgggtgtggtgtgtgtgtggttgtctgggtgggtgtggttgatgtgggtgtgggtgtggtgtgtgtgtggttgtctgggtgggtgtggttgatgtgggtgtgggtgtggtgtgtgtgtggttgtctgggtgggtgtggttgatgtgggtgtgtggtgtgtgtgtgtgtgtgtgtggttgtctgggtgggtgtggttgatgtgggtgtgggtgtggtgtgtgtgtggttgtctgggtgggtgtggttgatgtgggtgtgcgtgtgtgtgtgtggttgtctgggtgggtgtggttgatgtgggtgtgggtgtggtgtgtgtgtggttgtctgggtgggtgaggttgatgtgcgtgtgtgtgtgtgtgtgtgtggttgtctgggtgggtgtggttgatgtgggtgtgcgtgtgtgtgtggttgtctgggtgggtgtggttgatgtgggtgtgtgtgtgtggttgtctgggtgggtgtggttgatgtgggtgtgcgtgtgtgtgtggttgtctgggtgggtgtggttgatgtgggtgtgtgtgtgtggttgtctgggtgggtgtggttgatgtgggtgtgggtgtggtgtgtgtgtggttgtctgggtgggtgtggttgatgtgggtgtgcgtgtgtgtgtgtggttgtctgggtgggtgtggttgatgtgggtgtgggtgtggtgtgtgtgtggttgtctgggtgtgtgtggttgatgtgggtgtgggtgtggtgtgtgtgtggttgtctgggtgggtgtggttgatgtgggtgtgggtgtggtgtgtgtgtggttgtctgggtgggtgtggttgatgtgggtgtgggtgtggtgtgtgtgtggttgtctgggtgggtgtggttgatgtgggtgtgtggtgtgtgtgtgtgtgtggttgtctgggtgggtgtggttgatgtgggtgtgtggtgtgtgtgtgtgtgtgtgtggttgtctgggtgtgtgtggttgatgtgggtgtgtgtgtgtggttgtctgggtgggtgtgattgatgtgggtgtggtgtgtgtgtggttgtctgggtgggtgtggttcatgtgggtgtgtgtgtgtgtgtgtggttgtctgggtgggtgtggttgatgtgggtgtgggtgtggtgtgtgtgtggttgtctgggtgggtgtggttcatgtgggtgtgggtgtgtgtgtggttgtctgggtgggtgtggttgatgtgggtgtggtgtgtgtgtgtgtggttgtctgggtgggtgtggttgatgttggtgtgcgtgtgcgtgtgtgtggttgtctgggtgggtgtggttgatgtgggtgtgcgtgtgtgtggttgtctgggtgggtgtggttgatgtgggtgtgcgtgtgtgtgtgtgtggttgtctgggtgggtgtggttgatgtgggtgtgcgtgtgcgtgtgtgtggttgtctgggtgggtgtggttgatgtgggtgtgggtgtggtgtgtgtgtggttgtctgggtgggtgtggttgatgtgggtgtaggtgtggtgtgtgtgtggttgtctgggtgggtgtggttgatgtgggtgtgtggtgtgtgtgtgtgtgtggttgatgtgggtgtgtggtgtgtgtgtgtgtgtgtgtggttgtctgggtgtgtgtggttgatgtgggtgtgtgtgtgtggttgtctgggtgggtgtgattgatgtgggtgtggtgtgtgtgtggttgtctgggtgggtgtggttcatgtgggtgtgtgtgtgtgtgtgtggttgtctgggtgggtgtggttgatgtgggtgtgggtgtggtgtgtgtgtggttgtctgggtgggtgtggttcatgtgggtgtgggtgtgtgtgtggttgtctgggtgggtgtggttgatgtgggtgtggtgtgtgtgtgtggttgtctgggtgggtgtggttgatgtgggtgtgtgtgtgtgtgtgtggttgtctgggtgggtgaggttgatgtgggtgtgtgtgtgtgtgtgtgtgtgtgtgtgtgtttgtgtgtgtgtgtggttgtctgggtgtgtgtggttgatgtgggtgtgggtgtggtgtgtgtgtgtgtgtgtggttgtctgggtgtgtgtggttgatgtgggtgtggtgtgtgtgtgtatgtgggcctGCATCTGAACACTTTGTTCTGCTCCTGTCTGCTCCTGTAGTGATGGATTTAAAGAGGTGATGCCCTATGACCATTTCCAGCCACTACCTCGGTAAGTGACTTGGATCTACCACTCACTGTATGGTGCTCCTCTACCAATCCCACTGCTCCTCTACCAATCCCACTGCTCCTCTGCCAATTCCACTGCTCCTCTACCAATCACACTGCTCCTCTACCAATCCCACTGCTCCTCTACCAATCCCATTGCTCCTCTACCAATCCCACTGCTCCTCTACCAATCCCATTGCTCCTCTACCAATCACACTGCTCCTCTACCAATCACACTGCTCCTCTACCAATCCCATTGCTCCTCTACCAATCACACTGCTCCTCTACCACAGCACAACCCTTCAACAGCACTGGATTGAAAATAGACCTCAGCCCACAACTGTCTATGACTTCACCCATGCATCCGTTTATAGTCCAAATGCCTCATTCTGCTCATGAATGTAGTGGGTTCTGCCCGATTGGGAGCTATGTAAACATGGACATTTAAGGCCTGGTCAGGGAgtttgtgtgcctgcctgcctgcctgcctgcctgcttgtttgtctgtctgcttgtttgtctgtctgtcagtaagGTGTCAGTAAGGTGCAGTAAGGTGCAGTCAGGTGCAGTAAGGTGCAGTCAGGTGCAGTAAGGTGCAGTAAGGTGCAGTCAGGTGCAGTAAGGTGCAGTAAGGTGCAGTAAGGTGCAGTCAGGTGCAGTAAGGTGCAGTCAGGTGCAGTAAGGTGCAGTCAGGTGCAGTAAGGTGCAGTAAGGTGCAGTAATGTGCAGTAAGGTGCAGTCAGGTGCAGTACAGCAGCACAGCTGACCCTGTCGTCCCCAGCTGGGAGCAGGGTCCGTGGACGGCGTGCTCGGTGTCGTGTGGCGAGGCGGGGGGCTGGCAGGACCGcagcgtggtgtgtgtggaggaggacacacacggacagatcgcgcaggtggaggagtggaagtGCACACACTCCCCCCGGCCAATCACGCGCCAGTCCTGCAACACCTTCACCTGTCCGCAGTGGGTTGCCATGGAGTGGTCTCAGGTGAGAGCATAGCTGGACTCTCATCGATGCCCGGAACTTGCTAGAACCGTGTGGACCAGGTGCAATCTCTGAgttggttctggtgtgtgtgtgttgcagtgcaCAGTGACGTGTGGGCGGGGCCTGCGCTACAGGGTGGTGCTGTGTATGGATCACCGCGGGCAGCACACCGGAGGCTGCAGCTCTGCTCTCAAACCCCTCATCAAGGAGGACTGTCTGGTGCCCATCGCATGCCACAAACCCAAAGGTAGGGCCCTggcctcactgtgtgtgagtgtgagtgtgagtgtgagtgtgagtgtgagtgtgagtgtgagtgtgagtgtgagtgtgagtgagagagagagagagagagagagagagagagagagagagagagagagagagagagagagagagagagagagagagagagagagaggttctcaGCCTCTAAAGATGGATGTTAGTGAGTGGGAGGCACCAGCTTGCTCTTAAAAGCGACTCTGCTCATCAACTTAAATCACCATCGGTTTATTTATACCCTCTCTGGCTCCCCAAATAATCATCCTGACTTCATAACAGTTTTTTTAAGCTAACATTTCAGTCTAGAAAAAGCTAATATTTTAGAGGACCATATATTCCAGATGTCTACTCGGATGCCAGTTATGAGTTAACATAATAACTGAAGCTTCTTACCATGAGCCAAACCCAGATACCTCAGTGAagggcgtgcacacacacacacactcagtccccTTCCAGAcgccacactcctctctcctgtctcccagccCAGTGCTAGCTGTGATAATGAGCTGGGTTAATGGTCTGGTACATACATAGTTGGTTGACAGACGGAGATTTATGGTTGCCAATATTGGCAGTGTGAGAACATGCAGTCGTGAGGGCTGGGTACCTGACAGCCCTCTCTAGAACATGCAGTCGTGAGGGCTGGGTACCTGACAGCCCTCTCTAGAACATGCAGTCCTGTGGGCTGGGTACCTGACAGCCCTCTCTAGAACATGCAGTCGTGAGGGCTGGGTACCTGACAGCCCTCTCTAGAACATGCAGTCGTGAGGGCTGGGTACCTGACAGCCCTCTCTAGAACATGCAGTCCTGTGGGCTGGGTACCTGACAGCCCTCTCTAGAACATGCAGTCCTGTGGGCTGGGTACCTGACAGCCCTCTCTAGAACATGCAGTCCTGTGGGCTGGGTACCTGACAGCCCTCTCTAGAACATGCAGTCCTGTGGGCTGGGAGTCCGTGGACCGGCCTGCCTCACTGTGACTCGGAACAGTTCTGAGCCCAGTGAAGCCACAGGTTCCCTCTGATGCGGTTGCTGTTACTGATCTGATCCAGAGTCTGTTCCTATTACTGATCTGATCCAGAGTCTGTTCCTGTTATTGATCTGATCCAGAGTCGGTTCCTGTTACTGATCTGATCCAGAGTCTGTTCCTGTTGTTGATCTAATCCAGAGTCTGTTCCTGTTACTGATCTGATCCAGAGTCTGTTCCTGTTACTGATCTGATCCAGAGTCTGTTCCTGTTGTTGATCTGATCCAGAG
The window above is part of the Osmerus mordax isolate fOsmMor3 chromosome 13, fOsmMor3.pri, whole genome shotgun sequence genome. Proteins encoded here:
- the LOC136955514 gene encoding ADAMTS-like protein 3, which gives rise to MNRFLLQVFGTGVALCLLSTSSRGEDSPSQSAVFLPEFALSPQGSFLEDTTGEQFLTYRYDDLASRMTRSDEDGDVGWDAWGTWSDCSRTCGGGASYSLRRCLNGGKCEGNNIRYRTCSNTDCPPDSGDFRSQQCSAHNDIKYQGVTYEWVPVPYDPATPCALHCQAKGRSLTVELAPKVLDGTRCRADALDMCISGVCQEVGCDRQLGSGAREDNCGLCAGDGSTCRLVRGQALPHVTLEQPVKTVLEVPQGSRGVRLSAKGPHHIIIEAVPVQGKREEHSLLSTGSFLIGNTSLDYQRGTDRQTLRAHGPLRADYIIKVKYGGPRDTVIQFLFYQPIRYQWVETDFFPCSVTCGGGYQLNSAECTDIRTNQSTSEQLCHNYPENNKPTPKLKECNMDPCPESDGFKEVMPYDHFQPLPRWEQGPWTACSVSCGEAGGWQDRSVVCVEEDTHGQIAQVEEWKCTHSPRPITRQSCNTFTCPQWVAMEWSQCTVTCGRGLRYRVVLCMDHRGQHTGGCSSALKPLIKEDCLVPIACHKPKESVPVEAKLPSVKQAQELEEQRAATEEPT